A DNA window from Camelina sativa cultivar DH55 chromosome 17, Cs, whole genome shotgun sequence contains the following coding sequences:
- the LOC104757528 gene encoding putative bifunctional UDP-N-acetylglucosamine transferase and deubiquitinase ALG13 isoform X3, producing MADQSGGLVMMREYRKGNWTLNETMVLIEAKKMDDERRMRRSIGLPPPEQQQDSRSSNKPAELRWKWIEDYCWRKGCMRSQNQCNDKWDNLMRDYKKVREYERRRVESSISAAESSSSSAAAAAASAGDTPSYWKMEKSERKERNLPSNMLPQTYQALFEVVENKTLPSSTAATAVTAAVAAAAAAIGSGNGSGGGQLQKVLQQQGLGFVVPKVHQIIHQPPPPPPAVIVSLPPPPSQPPPLQPLPRPLLLPPPPPPSFHAQPILPTVDTSPAKRRRTMPTTTAGPSGGGEEETTVAAALSRSVTVIANAIRESEERQDRRHKEVMSVQERRLKIEESSVEMNREGMNGLVEAINKLASSIFALASSSSSSSSARHNNQHQGGPP from the exons atggcTGACCAAAGTGGTGGGTTAGTTATGATGAGAGAGTACAGAAAAGGTAATTGGACTCTAAACGAGACCATGGTGCTCATTGAAGCCAAGAAGATGGATGATGAGAGGCGGATGCGGCGGTCCATCGGCCTTCCACCGCCGGAGCAGCAACAAGACAGCCGTAGTAGTAACAAACCAGCTGAGCTACGGTGGAAGTGGATAGAAGACTACTGTTGGAGAAAAGGTTGTATGAGGAGCCAGAATCAGTGCAATGACAAATGGGATAATCTTATGAGAGACTACAAAAAGGTTAGAGAGTACGAGAGGCGAAGGGTAGAATCGTCTATTTCCGCGGCAGAGTCCTCTTCATCTTCAGCTGCTGCTGCCGCCGCCTCTGCTGGGGATACGCCGTCGTACTGGAAGATGGAGAAGAGtgagaggaaagagagaaacttgCCGAGTAATATGTTGCCTCAGACATACCAAGCTTTGTTCGAGGTGGTTGAAAATAAAACACTGCCTTCTTCCACCGCAGCAACCGCCGTGACCGCTGCTGTTGCGGCTGCTGCTGCCGCTATTGGAAGTGGAAACGGTTCGGGCGGTGGACAGTTACAAAAAGTGCTACAACAACAAGGTTTAGGATTTGTTGTTCCAAAAGTACATCAAATCATTCAtcagcctcctcctcctcctcctgctgtTATAGTATCTCTTCCTCCGCCACCGTCTCAACCACCGCCGCTGCAGCCGTTACCACGACCACTACTTCTGCCACCGCCTCCACCGCCTTCTTTTCATGCTCAGCCAATACTGCCCACAGTAG ACACATCTCCGGCGAAGAGAAGGAGAACAATGCCGACCACAACCGCCGGTCCTAGTGGTGGCGGTGAAGAAGAGACGACAGTGGCAGCTGCGTTATCAAGAAGTGTGACTGTGATTGCAAACGCGATTAGGGAGAGTGAGGAGAGACAAGATCGGAGACATAAAGAAGTGATGAGTGTACAAGAGAGGAGACTAAAGATCGAAGAATCCAGTGTTGAGATGAACAGAGAAGGGATGAATGGATTAGTGGAAGCCATTAATAAGCTAGCGAGCTCCATTTTTgccttagcttcttcttcttcatcatcttcttctgctcGCCATAATAATCAACATCAAGGAGGTCcaccataa
- the LOC104759591 gene encoding uncharacterized protein At4g04775-like, with the protein MMSQSSGSDTNSSRIWDPLCCNCGRATTLAKSWTNENPGRRFFKCVVHGFAKWADEERPYGWQKVSLLEARDEIKVLRESLKAINVTGSTALSHDLVNKHEEEKKKLESEVMAANERENMLRQFILLSWGGVIVVIAMILVMVVLIGSALYATXLRPGGRPRARPFAVVLPGSLVVAGALECCGTCGYCVDWL; encoded by the exons ATGATGAGCCAAAGTTCAGGGTCTGATACAAATTCGAGTCGGATCTGGGATCCTCTTTGCTGCAATTGTGGTAGAGCTACGACGCTTGCAAAGTCTTGGACAAATGAGAATCCGGGTAGAAGATTCTTTAAGTGTGTTGTTCATGGTTTTGCAAAGTGGGCAGATGAAGAAAGGCCATACGGTTGGCAGAAGGTGAGCTTACTGGAGGCTAGAGATGAGATCAAGGTACTGAGGGAATCTCTGAAGGCAATTAATGTGACTGGTTCCACTGCTCTCTCCCATGATTTAGTGAACAAacacgaagaagagaagaagaagcttgaaagTGAAGTGATGGCTGCTAATGAGAGGGAAAATATGCTTAGGCAGTTTATCTTATTGTCTTGGGGAGGTGTCATTGTTGTTATTGCCATGATCCTTGTAATG GTGGTGTTGATTGGGTCTGCGCTCTATGCCACCTNCTTACGACCAGGAGGCCGTCCACGAGCACGCCCTTTTGCAGTTGTGTTACCTGGATCACTAGTGGTAGCTGGAGCACTTGAATGTTGTGGTACTTGTGGTTATTGCGTTGATTGGCTTTGA
- the LOC104757528 gene encoding amyloid beta A4 precursor protein-binding family B member 1-interacting protein-like isoform X2 yields MADQSGGLVMMREYRKGNWTLNETMVLIEAKKMDDERRMRRSIGLPPPEQQQDSRSSNKPAELRWKWIEDYCWRKGCMRSQNQCNDKWDNLMRDYKKVREYERRRVESSISAAESSSSSAAAAAASAGDTPSYWKMEKSERKERNLPSNMLPQTYQALFEVVENKTLPSSTAATAVTAAVAAAAAAIGSGNGSGGGQLQKVLQQQGLGFVVPKVHQIIHQPPPPPPAVIVSLPPPPSQPPPLQPLPRPLLLPPPPPPSFHAQPILPTDSSSSDSDTSEYSDTSPAKRRRTMPTTTAGPSGGGEEETTVAAALSRSVTVIANAIRESEERQDRRHKEVMSVQERRLKIEESSVEMNREGMNGLVEAINKLASSIFALASSSSSSSSARHNNQHQGGPP; encoded by the exons atggcTGACCAAAGTGGTGGGTTAGTTATGATGAGAGAGTACAGAAAAGGTAATTGGACTCTAAACGAGACCATGGTGCTCATTGAAGCCAAGAAGATGGATGATGAGAGGCGGATGCGGCGGTCCATCGGCCTTCCACCGCCGGAGCAGCAACAAGACAGCCGTAGTAGTAACAAACCAGCTGAGCTACGGTGGAAGTGGATAGAAGACTACTGTTGGAGAAAAGGTTGTATGAGGAGCCAGAATCAGTGCAATGACAAATGGGATAATCTTATGAGAGACTACAAAAAGGTTAGAGAGTACGAGAGGCGAAGGGTAGAATCGTCTATTTCCGCGGCAGAGTCCTCTTCATCTTCAGCTGCTGCTGCCGCCGCCTCTGCTGGGGATACGCCGTCGTACTGGAAGATGGAGAAGAGtgagaggaaagagagaaacttgCCGAGTAATATGTTGCCTCAGACATACCAAGCTTTGTTCGAGGTGGTTGAAAATAAAACACTGCCTTCTTCCACCGCAGCAACCGCCGTGACCGCTGCTGTTGCGGCTGCTGCTGCCGCTATTGGAAGTGGAAACGGTTCGGGCGGTGGACAGTTACAAAAAGTGCTACAACAACAAGGTTTAGGATTTGTTGTTCCAAAAGTACATCAAATCATTCAtcagcctcctcctcctcctcctgctgtTATAGTATCTCTTCCTCCGCCACCGTCTCAACCACCGCCGCTGCAGCCGTTACCACGACCACTACTTCTGCCACCGCCTCCACCGCCTTCTTTTCATGCTCAGCCAATACTGCCCACA GATAGTAGTAGCTCAGATTCTGATACAAGTGAGTATTCAGACACATCTCCGGCGAAGAGAAGGAGAACAATGCCGACCACAACCGCCGGTCCTAGTGGTGGCGGTGAAGAAGAGACGACAGTGGCAGCTGCGTTATCAAGAAGTGTGACTGTGATTGCAAACGCGATTAGGGAGAGTGAGGAGAGACAAGATCGGAGACATAAAGAAGTGATGAGTGTACAAGAGAGGAGACTAAAGATCGAAGAATCCAGTGTTGAGATGAACAGAGAAGGGATGAATGGATTAGTGGAAGCCATTAATAAGCTAGCGAGCTCCATTTTTgccttagcttcttcttcttcatcatcttcttctgctcGCCATAATAATCAACATCAAGGAGGTCcaccataa
- the LOC104757527 gene encoding transmembrane protein 56-B, with the protein MSTTSLQTIGAIKSYHHQAQHLVKNYLLADPFIPYTSVLTGIFLCKVVYDLCHFISNSHSKTYIILTKIQRIEWNNRGISTVHAIFISALSLYFVFWSDLFSDRWHNDLVVFRSSRLSSLGLGISIGYFIADLGMIFWKYPSLGGIEYIVHHSLSGVAVAYSLFSGEGQLYTYMVLISEITTPEINLRWYLDTAGMKKSLAYVVNGVFIFLAWLVARILLFIYMFYHVYLHYNQVMRMHIFGYVLVFGVPAALGVMNLVWFGKIVRGVKKTLAKRCEC; encoded by the exons ATGTCGACGACGTCTTTGCAAACGATTGGTGCTATTAAGTCATATCATCACCAAGCTCAGCATTTGGTTAAGAACTATCTATTAGCTGATCCCTTTATTCCTTACACCTCTGTTCTCACCGGCATTTTCCTTTGCAAAGTG GTGTATGATCTTTGTCATTTTATCAGCAACTCACATTCGAAGACTTATATCATTCTCACTAAAATTCAAAGAATCGAATGGAATAAccg GGGTATCTCAACAGTTCATGCTATATTTATCTCGGCTCTGTCcctgtattttgttttctggtcCGACCTCTTTTCTGATAGGTGGCATAATGATCTTGTTGTTTTCCGGAGCTCACGGCTTTCCTCTCTTGGTTTAGGG ATATCTATTGGTTACTTCATTGCTGATCTTGGGATGATCTTTTGGAAATACCCTTCATTGGGTGGGATCGAGTAT ATTGTGCATCATTCACTATCGGGGGTAGCAGTCGCCTACTCTTTGTTTTCTGGGGAAGGACAGTTGTATACCTACATGGTCCTCATCTCAGAGATTACAACCCCAGAGATCAACTTGAGATG GTACCTGGACACCGCTGGTATGAAGAAGTCATTGGCATACGTTGTTAATGGCGTTTTCATCTTCTTGGCCTGGCTG GTTGCTAGAATTCTACTGTTCATATACATGTTTTATCATGTCTATCTCCACTACAACCAG GTCATGAGGATGCACATCTTCGGTTACGTTTTGGTATTCGGGGTACCAGCTGCGCTTGGTGTCATGAACTTGGTATGGTTCGGGAAGATTGTGAGAGGGGTAAAGAAAACATTAGCAAAGAGATGTGAATGTTGA
- the LOC104759589 gene encoding uncharacterized protein LOC104759589, whose protein sequence is MVRTYVDGHNHANSGRARMLKQDVIGRLFRDEAKRRPTLRWTDIKDEIYMRYIISVSKWICQKARRIAFNLVMETQRQQFAKLWDYEYELQRSNEGTTTEIVTIPQANGKQQFDKFYICFEPLRRTWKSCCRPIIGLDGAFLKWEMKGEILAAVGRDADNQIYPIAWTIVRVEDTDSWTWCVEKLKKDLLLELGDGLTIMSDKQKGLVNAVGALLPKAEHRHCARHIFANWRKTHGDYVHEGFFWAIAYSGTEGDYMYNIVALRKYDPLACEDLLKTDPKTWCRSFFSYHSSCEDVCNNLYESFNRTIKDARKLPVLNMLEEVRRIAMKRNSKLAAKTQKCKGRFHPKVLLILEANRRSSKFSSFLKSGEHKYEVLEGSGSYCVNLLRRECACNQ, encoded by the coding sequence ATGGTGAGAACATATGTTGATGGTCATAATCATGCAAACAGTGGTAGAGCTAGAATGTTGAAACAGGACGTGATTGGAAGATTATTCAGAGATGAAGCAAAAAGAAGGCCGACTTTGAGATGGACAGACATTAAGGATGAGATCTACATGAGGTACATAATTTCTGTGTCTAAGTGGATATGTCAGAAAGCAAGGAGGATTGCGTTTAATTTGGTGATGGAAACTCAGAGGCAACAGTTTGCAAAACTGTGGGATTATGAATATGAGCTTCAGAGGTCTAATGAGGGCACCACCACTGAGATTGTCACCATTCCTCAAGCAAATGGCAAGCAACAGTTTGATAAAttctatatttgttttgagCCGTTACGAAGAACTTGGAAGAGTTGTTGTCGGCCGATAATTGGACTGGATGGAGCTTTTTTGAAATGGGAAATGAAGGGTGAGATTCTCGCAGCTGTAGGTAGGGATGCAGACAACCAAATTTATCCTATTGCTTGGACAATAGTTAGAGTGGAAGATACTGATTCATGGACTTGGTGCGTTGAGAAGCTGAAGAAGGATTTGCTTTTGGAGTTAGGGGATGGGCTTACTATTATGTCTGATAAGCAGAAGGGTTTGGTCAATGCTGTTGGTGCGTTGCTTCCAAAAGCGGAACATAGGCATTGTGCTCGACACATATTTGCCAACTGGAGGAAGACACATGGTGATTATGTTCATGAAGGTTTCTTCTGGGCTATTGCATACAGTGGAACAGAAGGTGACTACATGTATAACATTGTAGCTTTGAGAAAATATGATCCACTTGCTTGTGAGGATTTGCTGAAAACAGATCCTAAGACATGGTGCAGATCCTTCTTCAGTTATCACTCTAGCTGTGAGGATGTTTGCAACAACCTTTATGAGAGTTTCAACAGGACAATTAAAGATGCTAGGAAGTTGCCGGTGTTAAACATGCTCGAGGAAGTCAGAAGAATAGCAATGAAGCGTAATAGTAAGCTAGCTGCAAAGACACAAAAATGCAAAGGTCGGTTCCACCCAAAGGTATTGCTAATACTAGAGGCAAATCGTAGATCTTCCAAGTTTTCTTCATTCCTCAAAAGTGGTGAGCACAAATACGAGGTCTTAGAGGGAAGTGGTAGTTACTGTGTCAATCTCCTCCGTAGAGAATGTGCTTGCAACCAGTGA
- the LOC104757528 gene encoding amyloid beta A4 precursor protein-binding family B member 1-interacting protein-like isoform X1, which produces MADQSGGLVMMREYRKGNWTLNETMVLIEAKKMDDERRMRRSIGLPPPEQQQDSRSSNKPAELRWKWIEDYCWRKGCMRSQNQCNDKWDNLMRDYKKVREYERRRVESSISAAESSSSSAAAAAASAGDTPSYWKMEKSERKERNLPSNMLPQTYQALFEVVENKTLPSSTAATAVTAAVAAAAAAIGSGNGSGGGQLQKVLQQQGLGFVVPKVHQIIHQPPPPPPAVIVSLPPPPSQPPPLQPLPRPLLLPPPPPPSFHAQPILPTKDSSSSDSDTSEYSDTSPAKRRRTMPTTTAGPSGGGEEETTVAAALSRSVTVIANAIRESEERQDRRHKEVMSVQERRLKIEESSVEMNREGMNGLVEAINKLASSIFALASSSSSSSSARHNNQHQGGPP; this is translated from the exons atggcTGACCAAAGTGGTGGGTTAGTTATGATGAGAGAGTACAGAAAAGGTAATTGGACTCTAAACGAGACCATGGTGCTCATTGAAGCCAAGAAGATGGATGATGAGAGGCGGATGCGGCGGTCCATCGGCCTTCCACCGCCGGAGCAGCAACAAGACAGCCGTAGTAGTAACAAACCAGCTGAGCTACGGTGGAAGTGGATAGAAGACTACTGTTGGAGAAAAGGTTGTATGAGGAGCCAGAATCAGTGCAATGACAAATGGGATAATCTTATGAGAGACTACAAAAAGGTTAGAGAGTACGAGAGGCGAAGGGTAGAATCGTCTATTTCCGCGGCAGAGTCCTCTTCATCTTCAGCTGCTGCTGCCGCCGCCTCTGCTGGGGATACGCCGTCGTACTGGAAGATGGAGAAGAGtgagaggaaagagagaaacttgCCGAGTAATATGTTGCCTCAGACATACCAAGCTTTGTTCGAGGTGGTTGAAAATAAAACACTGCCTTCTTCCACCGCAGCAACCGCCGTGACCGCTGCTGTTGCGGCTGCTGCTGCCGCTATTGGAAGTGGAAACGGTTCGGGCGGTGGACAGTTACAAAAAGTGCTACAACAACAAGGTTTAGGATTTGTTGTTCCAAAAGTACATCAAATCATTCAtcagcctcctcctcctcctcctgctgtTATAGTATCTCTTCCTCCGCCACCGTCTCAACCACCGCCGCTGCAGCCGTTACCACGACCACTACTTCTGCCACCGCCTCCACCGCCTTCTTTTCATGCTCAGCCAATACTGCCCACA AAGGATAGTAGTAGCTCAGATTCTGATACAAGTGAGTATTCAGACACATCTCCGGCGAAGAGAAGGAGAACAATGCCGACCACAACCGCCGGTCCTAGTGGTGGCGGTGAAGAAGAGACGACAGTGGCAGCTGCGTTATCAAGAAGTGTGACTGTGATTGCAAACGCGATTAGGGAGAGTGAGGAGAGACAAGATCGGAGACATAAAGAAGTGATGAGTGTACAAGAGAGGAGACTAAAGATCGAAGAATCCAGTGTTGAGATGAACAGAGAAGGGATGAATGGATTAGTGGAAGCCATTAATAAGCTAGCGAGCTCCATTTTTgccttagcttcttcttcttcatcatcttcttctgctcGCCATAATAATCAACATCAAGGAGGTCcaccataa
- the LOC104757526 gene encoding protein argonaute 2-like, with the protein MERGGYRGGRGDGRGRGGGGRGDGGGGGRGYGGGGGDRGRGYGRGDHGRGRGSERGGGNRGQGRGEQQDFRSQSQWGPPSVHGGRGSGTQFQQPRPQAVPQPQVTQAGPPSGYGGRGTQFHQPRPQAFPQPQVTQAGPPSGYGGRGTQFHQPRPQAFPQPQVTQAGPPSGYGGRGTQFHQPRPQAFPQPQVTQAGPPSGHGGRGTQLQQPRPQAAQVTQLIHAGGAGRGAWSRKLQISSDSASSSTSVVVSEPVRVAEVVNPRPSVQVASTDRKEPMKRPDRGGVAAVRRVNLFVNHFKVTFNPDNVIIHYDVEIKGDNPTKKISRFELAMVRDKVFTDNPGEFPFAMTAYDGQKNIFSAAELPTGSFKVEFPATEEMRGRSYTFTIKHVNALKLRDLEEYMTGSTSSNPRDVLQGMDVVMKEHPSKCMITVGKSFFTREDFRFGVAPARGYRHTLKPTAQGLSLCLDYSVLAFGKAMSVIEYLKLYFERRFDIRQVRNCRGDVEWALTGLKVTVNHRKNKQKLTIVGLSKQDTKDIEFDLIGNEPPRKTTIVEYFRTKYGRDIEHKDIPCLDLGKNGQQNFVPMEFCDLVEGQIYPKENLNNKSASWLKKLSLVNPQQRQKNIDEIIKSRNGPIGGGVIRNFGLKVDTNMTSVVGRVLKAPTLKLADRRGPLRVEPNATKSNQWNLMGKRVTKGSIVKHWAVLDFTASVPSDFVDALIKRCSNLGMQMERPIVYKTSKMVTLSDCNALEKLLQSVIEEASLKHGGARPTLVLCAMSGRCDGYKTLKWVAETKLGLVTQCFLTGSTTRISDQYLANLALKINAKVGGSNVELVDNTFSFFQKDDEVMFIGADVNHPAARDKKSPSIVAVVGTLNWPEANRYAARVIVQPNRKEEIQGFGGACWELVNAHVKSTGKQPNKIVIFRDGVSDGQFDMVLNVELLDVKLTFEKNNYNPKITVIVAQKRHQTRFFPATNKDGSDTGNVPSGTVVDTKVIHPYEYDFYLCSHHGGIGTSKPTHYYTLWDELGFTSDQVQKLIFEMCFTFTRCTKPVSLVPPVYYADMVAYRGRIYHEASSRERNIIQPRGASTSAASLASSLPSLTIEDTASYKLHPLLENVMFFV; encoded by the exons ATGGAGCGTGGTGGTTACCGAGGTGGTCGTGGCGATGGCCGTGGCAGAGGCGGCGGAGGTCGTggcgatggtggtggtggaggtcgTGGTTACGGCGGAGGGGGAGGAGACCGTGGTCGCGGTTATGGCCGCGGTGAtcatggtcgtggtcgtggcTCAGAGCGAGGCGGTGGGAATCGTGGTCAAGGTCGCGGTGAGCAACAGGATTTCAGaagccagagtcagtggggaccTCCGTCTGTTCACGGTGGCCGTGGGAGTGGGACTCAGTTCCAGCAACCTCGACCACAGGCGGTTCCGCAGCCACAAGTGACACAAGCAGGACCTCCGTCAGGTTACGGTGGCCGTGGTACTCAGTTCCATCAACCTCGACCACAGGCGTTTCCGCAGCCACAAGTGACACAAGCAGGACCTCCGTCAGGTTACGGTGGCCGTGGTACTCAGTTCCATCAACCTCGACCACAGGCGTTTCCGCAGCCACAAGTGACACAAGCAGGACCTCCGTCAGGTTACGGTGGCCGTGGTACTCAGTTCCATCAACCTCGACCACAGGCGTTTCCGCAGCCACAAGTGACACAAGCAGGACCTCCGTCAGGTCACGGTGGCCGTGGTACTCAGTTGCAACAACCTCGTCCACAGGCGGCTCAGGTGACACAACTGATTCATGCTGGAGGCGCCGGTAGGGGCGCTTGGAGTCGTAAGCTACAGATTTCTTCTGATTCGGCTTCTTCGTCCACCTCCGTCGTGGTTTCTGAACCCGTTCGTG TTGCTGAAGTTGTGAATCCAAGACCATCTGTACAAGTTGCGTCTACTGATAGGAAAGAACCAATGAAGCGACCTGATAGAGGCGGTGTTGCGGCTGTGCGGCGTGTTAATCTATTTGTCAATCATTTTAAAGTCACCTTCAATCCTGATAATGTCATAATACATTATGATGTTGAAATCAAAGGAGACAATCCCACGAAGAAGATATCGAGGTTTGAGCTAGCTATGGTCAGGGACAAGGTGTTCACCGACAATCCCGGCGAGTTTCCCTTTGCTATGACTGCTTATGATGGTCAGAAGAACATTTTCAGCGCGGCTGAACTGCCTACGGGTTCATTCAAGGTGGAGTTCCCTGCAACTGAAGAGATGAGAGGTCGTAGCTATACGTTTACGATCAAGCACGTGAATGCGCTGAAGCTACGTGACTTGGAAGAGTACATGACAGGGAGTACGTCTTCCAATCCGCGTGATGTATTGCAAGGGATGGATGTTGTGATGAAAGAGCATCCTTCCAAGTGTATGATCACTGTTGGTAAAAGCTTTTTCACTCGTGAAGACTTTCGCTTCGGGGTTGCACCTGCGAGAGGGTATCGTCATACTCTGAAGCCCACGGCACAAGGTTTATCATTGTGCTTGGACTACTCCGTGTTGGCGTTTGGCAAAGCAATGTCAGTCATCGAGTACTTGAAGTTGTACTTTGAGCGGCGGTTTGATATACGTCAGGTCAGGAATTGTAGGGGTGATGTGGAATGGGCATTGACTGGTTTGAAAGTCACTGTCAATCATCGAAAGAACAAGCAGAAACTCACAATTGTAGGGCTGAGTAAGCAAGACACAAAAGACATAGAGTTTGATCTTATTGGAAACGAGCCGCCAAGAAAAACTACCATTGTTGAGTATTTCAGGACCAAGTATGGAAGAGACATTGAACACAAAGATATTCCTTGCTTGGATTTGGGGAAAAATGGTCAGCAAAATTTTGTCCCCATGGAGTTCTGCGACTTGGTTGAGGGTCAGATTTATCCAAAGGAGAACTTAAATAACAAGTCAGCGTCGTGGTTAAAGAAGTTGTCACTGGTCAATCCACAACAAAGGCAGAAAAAtatagatgagataataaaGTCTCGTAATGGACCGATCGG TGGAGGAGTCATTAGAAACTTCGGATTGAAAGTGGATACAAACATGACATCGGTGGTAGGTCGTGTACTAAAGGCTCCAACATTGAAGTTGGCAGATAGAAGGGGACCTTTGCGCGTGGAACCTAACGCGACAAAGAGCAATCAATGGAACCTTATGGGGAAGAGAGTCACGAAGGGATCTATAGTCAAGCATTGGGCTGTACTTGACTTCACCGCATCCGTGCCTAGTGACTTTGTGGATGCCCTGATCAAACGTTGTTCGAATCTTGGGATGCAGATGGAGCGTCCTATcgtttacaaaacatccaaaatGGTTACGCTTTCTGATTGTAATGCTCTTGAGAAATTGCTTCAGTCCGTAATTGAAGAGGCTTCTCTTAAGCACGGTGGGGCTCGTCCAACTCTTGTTCTTTGTGCTATGTCCGGGAGGTGTGATGGCTACAAGACTCTGAAATGGGTAGCAGAAACCAAACTGGGTTTGGTAACTCAGTGTTTCTTGACCGGGTCTACCACTAGAATTTCTGATCAGTACCTTGCAAATCTTGCCCTCAAGATAAACGCAAAGGTTGGTGGAAGCAACGTCGAGCTGGTGGATAatactttctctttcttccaaaAAGACGATGAGGTCATGTTCATTGGTGCCGATGTCAATCATCCCGCTGCTCGAGACAAGAAGAGCCCGTCTATTGTTGCTGTTGTCGGTACTCTAAACTGGCCTGAAGCTAACCGTTATGCAGCTAGAGTCATTGTCCAGCCTAACCGTAAAGAGGAAATACAAGGATTTGGGGGTGCTTGCTGGGAGCTTGTCAATGCTCATGTTAAGTCCACTGGGAAACAACCTAACAAGATTGTGATATTCCGTGATGGTGTCAGCGATGGTCAGTTCGATATGGTTCTCAATGTGGAGTTGCTTGATGTCAAGCTGACTTTTGAGAAGAATAATTACAATCCAAAGATAACGGTCATCGTAGCACAGAAACGTCACCAAACCCGTTTCTTCCCCGCTACAAACAAAGATGGAAGTGATACGGGCAATGTGCCTTCAGGTACGGTTGTTGATACTAAAGTCATCCACCCGTATGAGTATGATTTCTACCTATGCAGTCACCATGGAGGGATCGGGACAAGCAAACCGACTCATTACTACACTCTTTGGGATGAACTTGGATTCACATCAGATCAGGTTCAGAAGCTCATCTTCGAGATGTGTTTCACTTTCACTCGCTGCACCAAACCCGTCTCTCTTGTTCCTCCGGTTTATTATGCTGACATGGTTGCCTATAGAGGAAGGATTTACCATGAGGCAAGCTCTCGTGAGAGGAACATTATTCAGCCGAGGGGAGCTTCTACGTCTGCTGCTTCGCTTGCCTCTTCATTACCATCTCTTACAATCGAGGACACAGCAAGTTACAAGCTGCACCCATTGCTTGAGAATGTTATGTTCTTCGTCTGA
- the LOC104759590 gene encoding uncharacterized protein LOC104759590 yields the protein MIVEKRIGKWMVRTYVDGHNHANSGRARMLKQGVIGRLFRDEARRRPTLRWTDIKDEIYMRYTISVSKWICQKARRIAFNLVMETQRQQFAKLWDYEYELHRSNEGTTTEIVTIPQANGKQQFDKFYICFELLRRNWKSCCRPIIGLDGAFLKWELKGEILAAVGRDADNQIYSIAWVIVRVEDTDSWTWFVEKLKKDLLLELGDGLTIMTIKDARKLPVLNMLEEFRRIAMKRNSKLAAKTQKCKLRFPPKVMLILEANRRSAKFCSVLKSGEHKYEVLEGSGSFCVNLLHRECACNQWNLTGIPCPHAIYVITEHNCDPEDYIDRRLQTTVWQATYKDNIDPVNGE from the exons ATGATTGTGGAGAAGCGAATCGGTAAATGGATGGTGAGAACATATGTTGATGGTCATAATCATGCAAACAGTGGTAGAGCTAGAATGTTGAAACAGGGCGTGATTGGAAGATTGTTCAGAGATGAAGCAAGAAGAAGGCCGACTTTGAGATGGACAGACATTAAGGATGAGATCTACATGAGGTACACAATTTCTGTGTCTAAGTGGATATGTCAGAAAGCAAGGAGGATTGCGTTTAATTTGGTAATGGAAACTCAGAGGCAACAGTTTGCAAAACTGTGGGATTATGAATATGAGCTTCATAGGTCTAATGAGGGCACCACCACTGAGATTGTCACCATTCCTCAAGCAAATGGCAAGCAACAGTTTGATAAAttctatatttgttttgagCTGTTACGAAGAAATTGGAAGAGTTGTTGTCGGCCGATAATTGGACTGGATGGAGCTTTTTTGAAATGGGAATTGAAGGGTGAGATTCTCGCAGCTGTAGGTAGGGATGCAGACAACCAAATTTATTCTATTGCTTGGGTAATAGTTAGAGTGGAAGATACTGATTCATGGACTTGGTTCGTTGAGAAGCTGAAGAAGGATTTGCTTCTGGAGTTAGGGGATGGGCTTACTATTAT GACAATTAAAGATGCTAGGAAGTTGCCGGTGTTAAACATGCTCGAGGAATTCAGAAGAATAGCAATGAAGCGTAATAGTAAGCTAGCTGCAAAGACACAAAAATGCAAACTTCGGTTCCCACCAAAGGTAATGCTAATACTAGAAGCAAATCGTAGATCTGCCAAGTTTTGTTCAGTTCTCAAAAGTGGTGAGCACAAATACGAGGTCTTGGAGGGAAGTGGCAGTTTCTGTGTCAATCTCCTACATAGAGAATGTGCTTGCAACCAGTGGAATCTCACAGGCATACCCTGTCCGCATGCCATTTATGTCATCACTGAACATAACTGCGATCCAGAAGA CTATATTGATAGACGTTTACAAACAACTGTGTGGCAAGCTACTTACAAGGATAACATCGATCCTGTCAATGGGGAATGA